A region from the Hypericibacter adhaerens genome encodes:
- a CDS encoding FABP family protein, translating to MPSIPDDVFTEPDVSPDTLANLGPLRRLAGIWESDQGVDINPKADGPERRLFREHIRMEPIDAQTNGPQLLYGLRYHIHINTPEEAITFHDQVGYWLWEPATGLIMQTIAIPRGQVVLAGGTAKPDDERISVEARRGDTRFGICSTTFLDEAFRTDYYRIDITFNGDDSWTYVTRTDLAVRGATPPFDHRDTNTLKRIAAPTPNPLIGLLKRGQAG from the coding sequence ATGCCGAGCATCCCGGACGATGTCTTTACCGAACCCGATGTCTCGCCGGATACGCTGGCCAATCTGGGCCCGCTGCGCCGCCTGGCCGGCATATGGGAGTCCGATCAGGGGGTGGACATCAACCCGAAGGCGGACGGCCCCGAGCGGCGCCTGTTCCGGGAGCATATCCGGATGGAGCCGATCGATGCGCAGACCAACGGTCCCCAGCTCCTCTATGGGCTGCGCTATCACATCCATATCAACACGCCGGAAGAGGCCATCACCTTTCATGACCAGGTCGGCTATTGGCTCTGGGAACCAGCCACGGGGCTGATCATGCAGACGATCGCCATCCCTCGCGGACAGGTGGTGCTGGCGGGCGGAACCGCGAAGCCGGACGACGAACGCATTTCGGTGGAGGCGCGGCGCGGCGATACCCGTTTCGGCATTTGCTCGACCACCTTCCTCGATGAGGCGTTCCGCACCGACTATTACCGCATCGACATCACCTTCAACGGTGACGACAGCTGGACCTATGTGACGCGCACCGATCTGGCGGTCCGGGGCGCCACGCCGCCGTTTGACCACCGCGACACCAACACCTTGAAGCGAATCGCGGCGCCGACACCGAACCCGCTCATCGGTCTGCTGAAGCGCGGCCAGGCGGGTTAG
- a CDS encoding DHA2 family efflux MFS transporter permease subunit — MIRVRPSSPMTTPLIVACALFMENLDSTVVSTALPTIAKAFNENPVHLNLAITSYLLSLAVFIPISGWVADRYGARHVFRIAIVIFTAASILCGLSNSLLDFVAARILQGIGGAMMVPVGRLVVLRSVAKNQLVNAMAYLTVPALLGPVIGPPVGGFIVTYFSWRWIFWLNLPIGLLGILLATLFIADAREPKTPPLDLTGFILSGVGLSGLVFAFETMGRGILPNAVVIALLVAGLVAITLYVRHAHRVAHPVIDLTLLRIPTFRTNIWGGTLFRIGIGSLPFLMPLLLQIGFGLSALNSGLLTFAAAAGAMFMKLTAGPILRRFGFKRTMIANAIISGVFLASYSFFQLGTPGWVILALLLAGGFFRSLQFTALNTIAYADMPAEKMSLATSFASMAQQLSMSLGVGVGALALHVSVTMHGGTLNVGDFTFAFYVVAICSAASALTFIPLPTNAGDEVSGHIERRQPRPALAPKDS; from the coding sequence ATGATCCGCGTCCGGCCCTCCTCGCCCATGACCACGCCGCTGATCGTGGCCTGCGCGCTCTTCATGGAGAATCTCGATTCGACGGTGGTCTCGACCGCGCTGCCGACCATCGCCAAGGCCTTCAACGAGAATCCGGTCCACCTCAACCTCGCCATCACCTCCTACCTCCTGAGCCTGGCGGTCTTCATCCCGATCAGCGGCTGGGTCGCCGACCGCTACGGCGCGCGCCACGTGTTCCGCATCGCGATCGTCATCTTCACCGCCGCCTCGATCCTCTGCGGCCTCAGCAACTCGCTGCTCGATTTCGTCGCGGCGCGAATCCTGCAGGGCATCGGCGGCGCCATGATGGTGCCGGTCGGCCGGCTCGTGGTGCTGCGCTCCGTCGCCAAGAACCAGCTCGTCAACGCCATGGCCTATCTGACCGTGCCGGCGCTGCTGGGACCCGTCATCGGCCCGCCGGTGGGCGGCTTCATCGTCACCTATTTCTCCTGGCGCTGGATCTTCTGGCTCAACCTGCCGATCGGCCTGCTCGGCATCCTGCTGGCCACGCTCTTCATCGCCGACGCGCGCGAGCCCAAGACGCCGCCGCTCGACCTCACGGGTTTCATCCTCAGCGGCGTCGGCCTGTCGGGCCTGGTCTTCGCCTTCGAGACCATGGGTCGCGGCATCCTGCCGAACGCGGTCGTCATCGCGCTGCTGGTCGCCGGTCTCGTCGCCATCACGCTCTATGTGCGCCACGCCCACCGCGTGGCCCATCCGGTGATCGACCTGACGCTGCTGCGGATTCCGACCTTCCGCACCAACATCTGGGGCGGCACGCTGTTCCGCATCGGGATCGGGTCGCTGCCCTTCCTCATGCCGCTGCTGCTGCAGATCGGATTCGGCCTCTCGGCGCTCAATTCGGGCCTGCTGACCTTCGCCGCCGCCGCGGGTGCCATGTTCATGAAGCTCACGGCGGGACCGATCCTGCGCCGCTTCGGCTTCAAGCGCACCATGATCGCCAATGCGATCATCAGCGGCGTCTTCCTGGCGAGCTACTCCTTCTTCCAGCTCGGCACGCCCGGCTGGGTGATCCTGGCGCTGCTGCTGGCCGGCGGCTTCTTCCGCTCGCTCCAGTTCACGGCGCTCAACACCATCGCCTATGCCGACATGCCGGCCGAGAAGATGAGCCTCGCCACCAGCTTCGCCAGCATGGCCCAGCAGCTCTCCATGAGCCTCGGCGTGGGCGTCGGCGCGCTCGCGCTCCATGTCTCCGTGACGATGCATGGCGGCACGCTCAATGTCGGCGACTTCACCTTCGCCTTCTATGTGGTGGCGATCTGCTCCGCCGCCTCGGCCCTCACCTTCATCCCGCTTCCCACCAATGCCGGCGACGAGGTCAGCGGCCATATCGAGCGGCGCCAGCCCCGACCGGCGCTCGCGCCCAAGGATTCCTGA
- a CDS encoding malonate--CoA ligase — protein sequence MSSNRNLFAILARNFPKDPGAPLLETANGAVRSYHEMLELSARIGRTLLAASAKPGERLMVQVEKTPEAIALYLAALRIGAIYLPLNTGYRRDEVEYFLTDAAPKVVVVTPGSPLADESLIKDHGARMLTLDAEGRGSLIDAAQRQPAEIEDFECDDATIAAILYTSGTTGKPKGAMLSHGNLSSNAAALHEIWRFEPRDRLLHALPIFHTHGLFVALNTTLLNGTSMVFLKHFDAAEVIRLLPRVTVMMGVPTFYTRLLASPEFGRDCCRDMRLFISGSAPLTVETFNAFKERTGHTILERYGMTEANMITSNPYQRDRVAGSVGFPLPGVSLRIADDQGKPLKQGEVGGIEVKGPNIFQGYWRNPEKTKSEFRADGFFITGDVGRIDERGYVHIVGRSKDLIISGGFNVYPKEVESVIDTLPGVAESAVIGVPHADFGEGVVAVVVGKPGAQLAEKQIAEATRDHLAAYKAPKAVFLVEQLPRNAMGKVEKAKLRETYKATFAAPRR from the coding sequence ATGTCGTCAAACCGTAACCTCTTCGCCATCCTCGCACGCAATTTCCCGAAGGACCCGGGGGCGCCGCTGCTGGAGACCGCCAACGGCGCGGTGCGCAGCTATCACGAGATGCTGGAGCTCAGCGCCCGCATCGGCCGCACCCTCCTCGCCGCCAGCGCCAAACCCGGCGAGCGCCTCATGGTCCAGGTCGAGAAGACGCCCGAGGCCATCGCGCTCTATCTCGCGGCCCTGCGCATCGGCGCCATCTACCTGCCGCTCAACACCGGCTACCGGCGCGACGAGGTCGAGTATTTCCTGACCGACGCCGCGCCCAAGGTCGTGGTGGTGACCCCGGGCTCGCCGCTCGCCGACGAATCGCTGATCAAGGATCACGGCGCGCGCATGCTCACCCTCGATGCCGAGGGGCGCGGCAGCCTGATCGACGCGGCCCAGCGCCAGCCGGCCGAGATCGAGGATTTCGAGTGCGACGACGCGACCATCGCGGCGATCCTCTATACCAGCGGCACCACGGGCAAGCCCAAGGGCGCCATGCTGAGCCATGGCAACCTCTCCTCGAACGCCGCGGCGCTGCACGAGATCTGGCGCTTCGAGCCGCGCGACCGGCTGCTCCACGCGCTGCCGATCTTCCACACCCACGGGCTCTTCGTCGCGCTCAACACCACGCTCCTCAACGGCACCAGCATGGTCTTCCTGAAGCACTTCGACGCGGCCGAGGTGATCCGGCTGCTACCGCGCGTCACCGTCATGATGGGCGTGCCGACCTTCTATACGCGCCTCCTCGCGAGCCCCGAGTTCGGCCGCGATTGCTGCCGCGACATGCGGCTTTTCATCTCCGGCTCGGCGCCGCTGACGGTCGAGACCTTCAACGCCTTCAAGGAACGCACCGGCCACACCATCCTCGAGCGCTACGGGATGACCGAGGCCAACATGATCACCTCCAACCCCTACCAGCGCGACCGCGTCGCCGGCAGCGTCGGCTTCCCGCTGCCGGGCGTGAGCTTGCGGATTGCCGACGACCAGGGCAAACCTCTGAAGCAAGGCGAGGTCGGCGGCATCGAGGTCAAGGGCCCCAACATCTTCCAGGGCTACTGGCGCAATCCGGAGAAGACCAAATCCGAGTTCCGCGCGGACGGCTTCTTCATCACCGGCGATGTCGGCCGCATCGACGAGCGCGGCTATGTCCATATCGTCGGCCGCTCCAAGGACCTGATCATCTCGGGCGGCTTCAACGTCTATCCCAAGGAAGTGGAGAGCGTGATCGACACGCTGCCGGGCGTGGCGGAATCGGCGGTGATCGGCGTGCCCCACGCCGATTTCGGCGAAGGGGTCGTGGCCGTGGTGGTCGGCAAGCCCGGCGCCCAGCTCGCCGAGAAGCAGATCGCCGAGGCGACGCGCGATCATCTGGCCGCCTACAAGGCGCCCAAGGCCGTGTTCCTGGTCGAGCAGCTGCCGCGCAACGCCATGGGCAAGGTGGAGAAGGCGAAGCTGCGGGAGACCTACAAGGCAACTTTCGCCGCTCCGCGGCGCTGA
- a CDS encoding malonyl-CoA decarboxylase — translation MATPLIGGILDQIIDAGRRLLSQQSSPVSPGADLEALCARVLARRGEATSLAYASELASRLERLTPEEETKFFEMLAERFGADREKVLAAAAAYRQEESALHLRRLAEAVEAPRQELLRRLNMAPGGTRVIVALRERLLGRLAEKPAWRAVDADFQHLLGSWFNRGFLYLERIDWNSPASLLEKIKQYESVHEIANWTDLRRRLAADRRCFAFFHPALEAEPLIFIEVALGRDLAASIQPIIDPEAAAFDPAKATHAIFFSINNSLTGLRGISFGNFLIKQVVVELQRELPQLKTFATLSPIPSFRGWLASALAGKPALELDPADREGLEALLQRPAVDAASLAPLRDTLTNLCAGYLAGSIGGPKPADPVARFHLGNGARLERLNWLGDTSPKGLQQSFGMLVNYFYDLDNLELNHEAFAEEGKVALSRELARLLAAKPRPKARPSDKTPAVAAGR, via the coding sequence ATGGCGACACCTCTGATCGGCGGCATTCTCGACCAGATCATCGATGCCGGCCGGCGGCTCCTGTCGCAGCAGAGCAGCCCCGTCTCGCCCGGCGCCGATCTCGAGGCGCTCTGCGCGCGCGTGCTGGCGCGCCGCGGCGAGGCGACGTCGCTCGCCTATGCGAGCGAGCTCGCCTCGCGGCTCGAGCGGCTCACCCCGGAGGAAGAGACCAAGTTCTTCGAGATGCTGGCGGAGCGTTTCGGCGCCGACCGCGAGAAGGTGCTGGCCGCGGCCGCGGCCTACCGCCAGGAAGAGAGCGCGCTGCATCTGCGCCGGCTCGCCGAGGCGGTCGAGGCGCCGCGCCAGGAGCTGTTGCGCCGGCTCAACATGGCGCCCGGCGGCACGCGCGTCATCGTCGCCTTGCGCGAGCGGCTGCTGGGCCGCCTGGCCGAGAAGCCCGCCTGGCGCGCGGTCGATGCCGATTTCCAGCATCTCCTGGGATCCTGGTTCAACCGCGGCTTTCTCTATCTCGAGCGCATCGACTGGAACTCGCCGGCCTCGCTCCTGGAGAAGATCAAGCAGTACGAATCGGTCCACGAAATCGCGAACTGGACCGACCTGCGCCGCAGGCTCGCCGCCGACCGGCGCTGCTTCGCCTTCTTCCATCCGGCCCTCGAAGCCGAGCCGCTGATCTTCATCGAGGTGGCGCTGGGCCGCGATCTCGCCGCTTCGATCCAGCCGATCATCGACCCCGAGGCCGCGGCCTTCGATCCCGCCAAGGCGACGCATGCGATCTTCTTCTCGATCAACAACTCGCTGACCGGCCTGCGCGGCATCTCCTTCGGCAATTTCCTCATCAAGCAGGTCGTGGTCGAGCTGCAGCGCGAGCTGCCGCAGCTCAAGACCTTCGCCACGCTCTCGCCCATCCCCTCCTTCCGCGGCTGGCTGGCATCGGCGCTCGCGGGCAAGCCCGCGCTCGAGCTCGATCCCGCCGATCGCGAGGGGCTCGAAGCCCTGCTGCAGCGGCCCGCGGTCGATGCCGCTTCCCTCGCGCCGCTCCGCGATACCCTGACCAACCTTTGCGCCGGCTATCTGGCCGGCAGCATCGGCGGGCCCAAGCCGGCCGACCCGGTGGCGCGGTTCCATCTCGGCAATGGCGCGCGGCTCGAGCGCCTGAACTGGCTGGGCGACACCTCGCCGAAAGGCCTGCAGCAATCCTTCGGCATGCTGGTGAATTACTTCTACGATCTCGATAATCTGGAGCTCAACCACGAGGCCTTCGCCGAGGAGGGCAAGGTGGCGCTGTCCAGGGAGCTGGCGCGCCTCCTCGCCGCCAAGCCGCGGCCGAAGGCCCGGCCCAGCGACAAGACGCCGGCGGTCGCCGCCGGACGCTGA
- a CDS encoding amidase — protein sequence MTGRDELVRLTACAALELLKRGEVSPLDLVEAALARIEAVNPAVNAMVALAPERARGQARRLMAQRRKPEDERGWLAGLPLAVKDLNDLAGVRTTYGSPIFADNVPKRSDIMVERLEANDGIPIGMSNSPEFGAGANTFNEVYGETLNPWNTSLNAGGSSGGSAVALATGQVWLATGSDLGGSLRTPASFCSVVGLRPSPGRVAAGPGEVRFDTLSVNGPMARTIEDTALMLDAMAGWHIEDPLSLEAPAVGFRETARRRQVPKRVAFSTDLGITPVAPETRAICRAAAERFADMGAVVEEACPDFHGVPHAFQTLRAVDYAATMKPLYDRHRDKLKPDVIWNIERGMALSIEEIGKALLRRGRLYGQIAEFFQTYDVLIAPAACTPPLDIKIRWVREVDGQSFENYVEWLKIASVITMTSCPSIAVPAGFTADGRPVGVQIVGRPRGEAALLSAAAAFEEATGLAKLTPIEPKKGPVATR from the coding sequence ATGACGGGCAGGGACGAACTCGTGCGGCTGACCGCCTGCGCGGCGCTGGAGCTTCTGAAGCGCGGCGAGGTCTCGCCGCTCGATCTGGTCGAGGCGGCGCTGGCCCGGATCGAGGCGGTCAATCCCGCCGTCAACGCCATGGTCGCGCTGGCGCCCGAGCGGGCCCGCGGCCAGGCACGCCGCCTGATGGCGCAACGGCGCAAGCCCGAGGACGAGCGCGGCTGGCTCGCCGGCCTCCCCTTGGCGGTCAAGGACCTGAACGACCTGGCGGGCGTGCGTACCACCTACGGCTCGCCGATCTTCGCCGACAATGTGCCGAAGCGCTCCGACATCATGGTGGAGCGGCTCGAGGCCAATGACGGCATCCCGATCGGCATGAGCAACAGCCCCGAGTTCGGCGCCGGCGCCAACACCTTCAACGAGGTCTATGGCGAGACGCTCAATCCCTGGAATACCAGCCTCAATGCCGGCGGCTCCTCGGGCGGCTCGGCCGTGGCGCTGGCGACGGGCCAGGTCTGGCTCGCGACCGGCTCCGATCTCGGCGGCTCGCTGCGCACGCCGGCGAGCTTCTGCTCGGTGGTGGGGTTGCGGCCCAGCCCCGGCCGCGTGGCCGCCGGGCCCGGCGAGGTCCGGTTCGACACGCTCTCGGTCAACGGGCCGATGGCGCGCACTATCGAGGATACGGCGCTCATGCTCGACGCCATGGCCGGCTGGCATATCGAAGACCCGCTGTCGCTCGAAGCGCCCGCGGTCGGCTTCCGCGAGACCGCGCGCCGGCGCCAGGTGCCCAAGCGTGTCGCCTTCTCGACCGATCTCGGCATCACGCCGGTGGCGCCCGAGACGCGCGCGATCTGCCGCGCCGCGGCCGAGCGCTTCGCCGATATGGGCGCCGTGGTCGAGGAGGCCTGCCCCGATTTCCACGGCGTGCCGCACGCCTTCCAGACGCTGCGCGCGGTCGACTATGCGGCGACGATGAAGCCGCTCTACGACCGCCATCGCGACAAGCTCAAGCCCGACGTGATCTGGAACATCGAGCGCGGCATGGCGCTCTCGATCGAGGAGATCGGCAAGGCGCTGCTGCGGCGCGGCCGGCTCTATGGCCAGATCGCCGAGTTCTTCCAGACCTACGACGTGCTGATCGCACCCGCCGCCTGCACCCCGCCGCTCGACATCAAGATCCGCTGGGTCCGCGAGGTCGACGGGCAGAGCTTCGAGAACTACGTCGAGTGGCTGAAGATCGCGAGCGTGATCACCATGACCTCCTGCCCCTCGATCGCGGTACCGGCCGGCTTCACCGCGGACGGGCGGCCCGTCGGCGTCCAGATCGTCGGCCGCCCGCGCGGCGAGGCGGCCCTGCTCTCCGCCGCCGCGGCCTTCGAGGAGGCGACGGGCTTGGCCAAGCTGACGCCGATCGAGCCGAAGAAGGGGCCGGTGGCGACGCGGTAG
- a CDS encoding PAS domain-containing hybrid sensor histidine kinase/response regulator, which translates to MSIYEAGTLFLVVTSLISGALLLMMWRLDRGEPALGTFAGLHLLGLVPNLLTAWPTLVGEATAYIVDVATGVTVAGFVLGALQFSRRPISWRFVAGMAVTISTLLPGLRSVAAEPFALTVVESAMICAGLLATGWAFYRRWRETGFFYYAALTWVTLGWALAYGALPSLYGTESGFLASCLIRSTFRLSTSILLALASQRLLVERLRTQVKSREKAEAVALASQRRFEDLVDLASDWVWEMDRDLRFTFVSPTITATTGVAADQYPGKTLPQVRPGHETEILAEAIDHLEHRRPFRNLVVQSRHGESGRNIHYMVSGKPVLDEEGRFAGYRGTGKDLTSEVETRSALDAIVGGVAHAVGEGYFQALVRHLADGLEVDAAFVAVPEPNHEHAQALAWYDREGSTPLPRYNLPGTPSEKVMKEGFLVRASGITDLYPEDEMFSQQRMEGYAGTPLHDSTGRPIGVLVLLSRKPMTQPDLIRTVLSALAPRAAAELERQLGERRLREQEERFRAVLDNMPIGVALKSEGRVLVVNQTLVRWFGTGRQDLEAMPEGEALIQAGWSPESQRTLRLLQQEAETKSALVTREINVPLADGRSHDILVSAFPVIGGTGLAIAHGIAMTDITELRQVQAHLTQAQKMDALGRLAGGVAHDFNNIVGAIAGFARFIVEDTPEGSDIHAYGERILTASTRAKQLIQQILAFSRRKETKAQRIAVAPILDETVALLRATLPQTTRIESQVAAPDLAIDGDPAQLGQVLVNVCVNASDALFGHAGTVALEASSQSGEEVARELEQKGLVAETPAGLRLVAGHVDRTLDYVRIRVCDTGMGMPREVLERIFDPFFTTKPAGHGTGLGLPVVQGIVIGQGGAMAVTSRPGEGTDFRIWLPAASAERPAVARGPVLRPAGNRRRILVVDDDDDFGDMVAASMERLGYEVAVATRPQDAIEAFEDDPALWDLVITDQNMPVLSGLEMIAKLRGRRPDLPCILCTGYADDTVEAAAARAQVSAFLPKPVDLIVLRQTVTTLLRAAE; encoded by the coding sequence ATGAGCATCTACGAGGCCGGCACCCTTTTCCTGGTCGTGACCAGCCTCATCAGCGGCGCGCTGCTCCTGATGATGTGGCGGCTCGACCGGGGCGAACCGGCGCTCGGGACCTTTGCCGGGCTTCATCTGCTGGGCCTCGTTCCCAACCTCCTGACGGCCTGGCCCACCCTGGTGGGGGAGGCGACGGCCTATATCGTCGATGTCGCGACGGGCGTGACCGTGGCCGGCTTCGTCCTGGGCGCCCTGCAATTCTCCCGCCGTCCGATCTCGTGGCGGTTCGTCGCCGGGATGGCGGTGACGATCTCGACCCTGCTGCCGGGGCTCCGCTCGGTCGCCGCCGAGCCCTTCGCGCTCACCGTCGTTGAATCCGCGATGATCTGCGCCGGCCTGCTCGCCACCGGCTGGGCCTTCTACCGGCGCTGGCGCGAGACCGGCTTCTTCTATTATGCCGCCCTTACCTGGGTGACGCTGGGCTGGGCTCTGGCCTATGGCGCGCTGCCCAGCCTCTATGGAACCGAAAGCGGCTTCCTCGCGAGCTGCCTGATCCGCTCCACCTTCCGGCTCTCCACCTCGATCCTCCTGGCCCTCGCCTCGCAGCGTCTCCTCGTGGAACGGCTGCGCACGCAGGTGAAGAGCCGCGAGAAGGCGGAAGCGGTGGCGCTCGCCAGCCAGCGCCGCTTCGAGGACCTGGTCGATCTCGCCTCCGACTGGGTCTGGGAGATGGACCGCGACCTGCGTTTCACCTTCGTCTCGCCGACGATCACCGCCACCACCGGTGTTGCCGCCGACCAGTATCCGGGCAAGACCCTGCCGCAGGTGCGGCCCGGCCATGAGACGGAGATCCTGGCCGAGGCGATCGACCATCTCGAGCATCGTCGGCCGTTCCGCAACCTGGTCGTTCAGTCGCGGCATGGCGAGAGCGGCCGGAACATCCACTACATGGTCAGCGGCAAGCCGGTCCTCGACGAGGAGGGCCGGTTCGCCGGCTATCGCGGCACCGGGAAGGACCTGACGAGCGAAGTCGAGACGCGCTCGGCGCTGGACGCGATCGTCGGCGGCGTCGCCCATGCCGTCGGGGAAGGTTACTTCCAGGCCCTGGTCCGCCATCTTGCGGATGGCCTGGAGGTCGATGCCGCCTTCGTCGCGGTGCCGGAGCCGAACCACGAGCATGCGCAGGCGCTGGCCTGGTACGACCGCGAAGGCAGCACGCCGTTGCCGCGATACAACCTGCCGGGAACGCCCTCCGAGAAGGTCATGAAGGAAGGCTTCCTGGTCCGGGCCTCCGGCATCACCGATCTCTATCCCGAGGACGAGATGTTCTCGCAACAGCGGATGGAAGGCTATGCCGGCACGCCGTTGCATGACAGCACCGGGCGGCCGATCGGCGTGCTGGTGCTGCTCTCGCGCAAGCCGATGACTCAGCCGGACCTGATCCGCACGGTGCTGAGCGCGCTGGCGCCGCGCGCGGCGGCGGAGCTGGAGCGCCAGCTCGGCGAGCGCCGCTTGCGCGAGCAGGAGGAGCGCTTCCGCGCCGTGCTCGACAACATGCCGATCGGCGTGGCGCTCAAATCCGAGGGCCGGGTGCTGGTGGTCAACCAGACGCTGGTCCGCTGGTTCGGCACGGGACGCCAGGATCTGGAGGCGATGCCCGAGGGCGAGGCGCTGATCCAGGCCGGATGGAGCCCCGAGAGCCAGCGCACGCTGCGCCTGCTGCAGCAGGAGGCGGAAACCAAGTCGGCCCTGGTGACGCGCGAGATCAATGTGCCGCTGGCCGACGGCCGGTCCCACGACATCCTGGTTTCGGCCTTTCCGGTGATCGGCGGCACCGGCCTGGCCATCGCGCATGGCATCGCCATGACCGACATCACCGAGCTGCGCCAGGTCCAGGCGCACCTGACCCAGGCCCAGAAGATGGACGCGCTGGGCCGGCTTGCCGGCGGCGTCGCGCACGACTTCAACAATATCGTCGGCGCCATCGCGGGCTTCGCCCGCTTCATCGTCGAGGACACGCCCGAAGGCTCCGACATCCATGCCTATGGCGAGCGCATCCTCACCGCCTCGACCCGCGCCAAGCAGCTGATCCAGCAGATCCTGGCCTTCTCGCGGCGCAAGGAGACCAAGGCGCAGCGCATCGCCGTGGCACCCATCCTCGACGAGACGGTGGCGCTGCTGCGCGCGACTCTGCCCCAGACGACGCGGATCGAATCCCAGGTCGCGGCACCCGATCTCGCGATCGACGGCGATCCGGCCCAACTGGGCCAGGTGCTGGTCAATGTCTGCGTCAATGCCAGCGACGCGCTCTTCGGCCATGCCGGCACCGTGGCGCTCGAGGCGAGCAGCCAGTCGGGCGAGGAGGTGGCGCGCGAGCTCGAGCAGAAGGGGCTCGTGGCCGAAACCCCGGCGGGCCTGCGGCTGGTGGCGGGGCATGTCGATCGCACGCTCGACTATGTCCGCATCCGCGTCTGCGACACCGGGATGGGCATGCCGCGCGAGGTGCTCGAGCGCATCTTCGATCCCTTCTTCACCACCAAGCCGGCCGGCCATGGCACCGGTCTGGGCCTGCCGGTGGTGCAGGGCATCGTGATCGGGCAGGGCGGCGCCATGGCGGTGACGAGCCGGCCGGGCGAGGGCACGGATTTCCGCATCTGGCTGCCGGCGGCCTCGGCCGAGCGCCCGGCGGTGGCGCGCGGCCCGGTGCTGCGCCCCGCCGGCAACCGGCGGCGGATCCTGGTGGTCGACGACGATGACGATTTCGGCGACATGGTCGCCGCCTCGATGGAGCGGCTCGGCTACGAGGTCGCGGTGGCGACCCGCCCGCAGGACGCCATCGAGGCCTTCGAGGACGATCCCGCCCTCTGGGACCTGGTGATCACCGACCAGAACATGCCGGTCCTCTCCGGGCTCGAGATGATCGCCAAGCTGCGCGGGCGCCGGCCGGATCTCCCCTGCATCCTCTGCACCGGCTATGCCGACGACACGGTCGAAGCCGCGGCCGCGCGCGCCCAGGTCAGCGCCTTCCTGCCGAAGCCGGTCGACCTCATCGTGCTGCGGCAGACCGTGACGACGCTGCTGCGCGCGGCGGAGTGA
- a CDS encoding response regulator, with amino-acid sequence MAIPPATVLIADDHPLFRAALADLIQRTPEFQLVGAVEALEPAVTLLAAQPCDLALLDLRMPGMTDLSVLGTIRTRYPDTKLALISGNLDSDAVAGGLRNGIVGFLPKSFDPPVILAAIRLILSGAIYVPHELAAFASDAAAPASPAGNGIEPTPLTEREHEILTMMVAGSSHKEIARSLDLAEITIKLHAQRIVKKLGVRNRAAAIAKAVRDRLVEPPL; translated from the coding sequence ATGGCGATACCTCCTGCAACGGTTCTGATCGCGGACGACCATCCGCTCTTCCGGGCGGCGTTGGCGGACCTCATCCAGCGGACGCCCGAATTCCAGCTCGTGGGCGCCGTCGAGGCGCTGGAGCCGGCCGTGACCCTGCTGGCGGCGCAACCCTGCGACCTCGCCCTGCTCGATCTGCGGATGCCGGGCATGACCGATCTGTCGGTGCTGGGCACGATCCGGACCCGGTATCCCGATACCAAGCTCGCCCTGATCTCCGGCAATCTCGACAGCGACGCGGTCGCCGGCGGGCTCAGGAACGGAATTGTCGGGTTCCTGCCGAAATCCTTCGACCCGCCGGTCATCCTGGCCGCGATCCGGTTGATTCTGTCCGGGGCGATCTATGTGCCGCACGAGCTGGCGGCATTCGCCAGCGACGCGGCCGCACCCGCCTCGCCGGCCGGAAACGGCATCGAGCCCACCCCTCTGACCGAGCGGGAGCACGAGATCCTGACCATGATGGTGGCGGGGTCGTCGCACAAGGAGATCGCCCGCTCGCTCGACCTGGCGGAGATCACGATCAAGCTCCATGCCCAGCGCATCGTGAAGAAGCTCGGCGTTCGAAACCGGGCTGCCGCCATCGCCAAGGCCGTGCGCGACCGGCTGGTCGAACCGCCCCTCTGA
- a CDS encoding response regulator, which produces MPDILLVDDDPSFADYMTTLLRRDGHRVTCVDSGEQALDHLSAHACQVVITDVLMPDMDGIELLREIGQRGHDVAVIGITGADLALNDLVARLFEAMGAAFVTPKPIEPKEFLARLARHAARFRSEPAA; this is translated from the coding sequence ATGCCGGACATCCTTCTGGTGGATGACGATCCGTCATTCGCCGACTACATGACCACCCTCTTGCGCCGCGACGGCCACCGCGTGACCTGCGTCGATTCGGGCGAGCAGGCACTCGATCACCTCTCGGCGCATGCCTGTCAGGTGGTCATCACCGACGTGCTGATGCCGGACATGGACGGAATCGAGCTCTTGCGCGAGATCGGCCAGCGTGGACACGACGTCGCCGTGATCGGCATCACCGGCGCCGACCTGGCGCTGAACGATCTGGTTGCCCGGCTGTTCGAGGCGATGGGCGCCGCCTTCGTGACGCCGAAGCCGATCGAGCCGAAGGAGTTCCTCGCGCGGCTCGCCCGTCACGCGGCCCGCTTCCGCTCGGAGCCGGCCGCCTGA